One window of the Sander lucioperca isolate FBNREF2018 chromosome 5, SLUC_FBN_1.2, whole genome shotgun sequence genome contains the following:
- the stim1a gene encoding stromal interaction molecule 1a isoform X6, whose product MEFNKLVTLWIFCLCLVGESWTEKPSSPTPDSQIVENGVSDLCRIDEPLCKDENGILSYEAIRSIHKQMDDDANGNVDVAETDGFLREDLNYHDPKAKHNTFHGDDQFISVEDLWKAWKSSEVYNWTVDEVVEWLITYVELPQYVEAFRKKNFNGSVMPRLAVKNTTLTLSILKILDRSHVQKLQLKSLDTVLFGAPLMNRHNHLKDFMLVVSIVIGMGGCWFAYIQNRYSKDHMKKMMKDLEGLQRAEQSLHDLQQKLQIAQEEHRTVEVEKVNLEQKMRDEIDAAKQEAQRLRELREGTENELSRQKYAEEELDQVRMALKKAEKELESRSSWSPPESLQKWLQLTHEVEMQYYNIKKQNAERQLLVAKEGAEKIKKKRNTLFGTFHVAHSSSLDDVDHKILAAKQGLGEVTAALRERLHRWQQIEILTGFTIVNNPGLPSLTSSLNLDPSFMGGRATPQHFIMSEDMDDLDEDFVPGTLQ is encoded by the exons ATGGAGTTCAACAAATTGGTGACCTTGTGGATATTTTGCTTGTGTCTCGTTGGAGAAAGTTGGACTGAAAAACCAAGTTCACCTACACCAGACAGTCAGATTGTTGAAAATGGGGTGTCAG ATTTGTGTCGCATCGATGAGCCGCTATGCAAGGATGAGAATGGAATTCTCAGCTATGAGGCTATCCGGAGTATCCACAAGCAGATGGACGATGACGCAAACGGCAATGTAGACGTGGCAGAGACAGACGGC TTCCTGAGAGAAGATCTAAACTACCACGACCCCAAGGCCAAGCATAACACTTTCCACGGTGATGACCAGTTCATCAGTGTGGAGGACTTGTGGAAAGCATGGAAGAGCTCTGAAG TGTATAATTGGACTGTGGATGAGGTGGTGGAATGGCTCATCACCTATGTGGAACTGCCACAATATGTGGAGGCCTTTCGCAAGAAGAATTTTAATGGAAGTGTCATGCCAAG GCTCGCTGTGAAGAACACCACTCTGACACTCTCTATTCTGAAGATTCTGGATCGCAGCCATGTGCAAAAGTTGCAGCTCAAATCTTTGGACACTGTACTGTTTGGAGCGCCCCTAA TGAATAGACATAACCACTTGAAGGACTTCATGCTGGTAGTGTCAATAGTCATAGGCATGGGGGGCTGCTGGTTTGCCTATATCCAGAATCGCTACTCTAAGGACCAcatgaagaagatgatgaaagaCCTGGAGGGCCTGCAGAGAGCTGAACAAAGTCTGCATGACCTACAACAGAA GCTGCAGATCGCCCAGGAGGAGCACCGTACAGTAGAAGTAGAGAAGGTGAACCTGGAGCAAAAGATGAGGGACGAGATCGATGCAGCCAAGCAGGAGGCCCAGCGTCTGAGGGAGCTGCGTGAGGGCACAGAGAATGAACTGAGTCGCCAGAAATACGCTGAAGAAGAGCTAGATCAG GTGCGCATGGCTTTGAAGAAAGCAGAGAAGGAGTTGGAGTCACGCAGTAGCTGGTCACCGCCAGAGTCTCTCCAGAAGTGGCTGCAGCTCACCCATGAGGTGGAAATGCAGTACTACAACATCAAGAAGCAAAACGCTGAACGGCAGCTCCTTGTGGCCAAAGAAGGG GCAGagaagataaagaaaaagaggaacACTCTCTTTGGGACTTTCCATGTGGCTCACAGCTCCTCTCTGGATGATGTGGACCACAAAATACTGGCAGCAAA ACAAGGCCTGGGTGAGGTGACGGCTGCTCTGCGGGAGAGGCTTCATCGTTGGCAGCAGATAGAGATCCTCACAGGTTTTACCATCGTTAATAACCCAGGCCTTCCTTCTCTCACCTCATCCCTCAACCTTGATCCCAGCTTCATGGGTGGCAGAGCTACACCTCAGCACTTCATCATGTCTGAGGACATGGACGACTTGGATGAGGATTTCGTGCCTGGAACTCTGCAAT AA